The Paenibacillus mucilaginosus 3016 genome includes the window TACGACGCTTGGAAAGCTTCTTTCGCCGAGTATGCGAAGGCGTTCCCTGAGCTGGCCCAGCAGTTCGAAATGGCCCTCAGCGGCGAGCTTCCTGAAGGCTGGGAGTCCAAGGTTTCCATGGACGCTCCTGCAGAGAAAGGCACACGTACCGCTTCCGGTATCGTGCTCAATGAGATCGCGAATGCCGTGCCTCAGCTCATCGGCGGCTCCGCTGACCTCGAGTCCTCCACGATGACGCACATGAAGGGGCTCGGACAGCTGACGCCTAAGGATTACAGCGGACGCAACGTCTACTTCGGCGTGCGTGAGTTCGGTATGGGCGCGGCAGTGAACGGTATGCTGCTTCACGGCGGCCTGAAGGTATTCTGCGGCACCTTCTTCGTCTTCTCGGACTACCTGCGTCCGGCTATCCGTCTGGCCTCCATTATGAACGTGCCGGCGATCTATGTCTTCACGCATGACTCCATCGGTGTCGGCGAAGACGGACCGACGCACGAGCCGATCGAGCAGCTTGCGGCGCTCCGCGTCATTCCGGGTCTGACGATCATCCGTCCGGCGGACGGCAGCGAAACGGCGGCAGCCTGGAAGTATGCCGTACAGAACAAGGTGGGTCCGGTTGCCCTGATCTTCTCCCGTCAAGCGGCTGCGAAGCTGGAAGGCTCGGAGAAGGGTGCCGTCGACCGTGGTGCGTACGTGCTTTCGGATGCGCCGGGCGGCAAGCCTCAAGCGCAGCTCATCGCGACAGGTACGGAAGTGCAGCTCGCGGTTGCGGCGCAGAAGGCGCTGGCTGAAGAAGGCGTGAATGTCCGCGTCATCTCCATGCCAAGCTGGGAGCTGTTCGACAAGCAGACGCAGGAGTACAAGGACTCCGTCATTCTGCCTGACGTCAAAGCGCGCCTCGCGATCGAGATGGGCCATTCCTTCGGCTGGGAACGCTATGTCGGCGATGCCGGCGGCGTGCTCGGGATCAACAAGTTCGGCGCCTCGGCACCGGGCCCTGTGGTCATCAAGGAGTACGGCTTTACAGTTGAGAACGTGGTTGCCCGCGTGAAGCAGCTCTTGAAGTAATTGCAGCATCAGGTTTGAGAGACTTTCATCAGAGGAGCGGTTGTTTCCCCATGTCCCAGTTCGAGAATGTAACGGTAGTAAAACAAGCGAATGTCTACTTCGACGGCAAGGTGACCAGCCGTACGGTGCTGTTTGCCGACGGCACGAAGAAGACGCTCGGCATCATGATGCCGGGGGAGTATGAGTTCGGCACGGATGTGAAGGAAATCATGGAAATCCTGGCAGGGGACCTCAGCGTCCTGCTGCCCGGCTCCAGCGAATGGCTGCAGATCAGCGGCAAGGGCGAGTTCACGGTTCCGGCCGGGGAGAAGTTCAAGCTGGAGGTCCGTACGGTAACGGACTACTGCTGCTCTTACATCAGCGAGTAATACAACAAAAACGGCTGCAGATCCAAAAAGTGGACCCTGCAGCCGTTTCTTTATACGTCGAGTCAAT containing:
- the tkt gene encoding transketolase, with amino-acid sequence MTVTNKSIEQLSIDTIRTLSIDAIEKAKSGHPGMPMGAAPMGYELFAKVMKHNPQDPNWINRDRFVLSAGHGSMLLYSLLHLSGYDLPMEELKNFRQWGSKTPGHPEVGHTAGVDATTGPLGQGFGMAVGMAIAEAHLGAVYNKEGYRIVDHYTYAICGDGDLMEGISSESASLAGHLKLGKLIVLYDSNDISLDGELNLSFSENVAQRFEGYGWQVLRVEDGNDLEAIHKAVLEAQADYRPTLIEVKTVIGYGSPNKAGKGGHVGPHGSPLGVDEVALTKDAYGWDREQHFYVPDAVRTHFEEIKNKNVGVYDAWKASFAEYAKAFPELAQQFEMALSGELPEGWESKVSMDAPAEKGTRTASGIVLNEIANAVPQLIGGSADLESSTMTHMKGLGQLTPKDYSGRNVYFGVREFGMGAAVNGMLLHGGLKVFCGTFFVFSDYLRPAIRLASIMNVPAIYVFTHDSIGVGEDGPTHEPIEQLAALRVIPGLTIIRPADGSETAAAWKYAVQNKVGPVALIFSRQAAAKLEGSEKGAVDRGAYVLSDAPGGKPQAQLIATGTEVQLAVAAQKALAEEGVNVRVISMPSWELFDKQTQEYKDSVILPDVKARLAIEMGHSFGWERYVGDAGGVLGINKFGASAPGPVVIKEYGFTVENVVARVKQLLK
- a CDS encoding pyrimidine/purine nucleoside phosphorylase codes for the protein MSQFENVTVVKQANVYFDGKVTSRTVLFADGTKKTLGIMMPGEYEFGTDVKEIMEILAGDLSVLLPGSSEWLQISGKGEFTVPAGEKFKLEVRTVTDYCCSYISE